Part of the Vigna unguiculata cultivar IT97K-499-35 chromosome 3, ASM411807v1, whole genome shotgun sequence genome, tgcCAAAACCAGTGAATTAACTAATacatgtgaatataaatactaaCTATTTTGTTCCAACCTCAAGTTTCTTTGCAAGTTCGCCAGGTTTAACAAGATCCTTCTTGTTTATAATCAATAGAGTGGGTGGTTTATCTTTGAGGTCTCCTACTCCTTCTTCCAACAATCCATCAATCTAGAGATAGGAAACAATTTGGAAAAacaggaaagaaaataaaactaaaacattCTTGTAAAGGAAGATCCCTACTTTTTCAGGAGCTTTACGTGCGTCCACAAGAACCAATACACAGTCAGCATTAACTGCTGCACTGCGAACATTTTTCATCATCATTGAGTCTAACATGTGCATTTCCTTCTGTAGAACACCAGGTGTGTCATAAAGTATCATCTGCAACAGATTCTAAGGTCAGaaaaatgcaaaatataaattcaGGAGTACATCCACTAAGTTTGGAAATTCAGTATTAACATGACTCAGAAAAATAACATATCCTTACCTTGTACACAATGTTGAACTTGTGCTTTAGTATAATGTTAAAAGAGAACAgtttattaatttcaattaaccCCACCTCATTTAATTTCAGTTTAACAGTTGAAATGCCAATATGAGAGATCATTTAACTCTAAAAAAGGCACTAGGATTAGAATGTTGTTGCTCGTTACTTAATCTAAAGCTAGGATGACAAATATCCACAAAAACTAGCATTTGTAATTGAATGTCTCTTTTCTAGTTTATGATTTAACTAAGAATTGAAGTTCCCACAATAAGAAGCCAATGACACTCTTTGAAATATGGACAGCATTGAGCATGATATATGAAGTGAAGTGCACTCTGATTTTGGAATGAAATAAATCGTCAACTAAAAAATATGCTCCAAATTGTGTGTTTGGGTGACCGTTTGCAAAACTGATTTTGGAACGAAGTGGTGTGTGTGGGCGTTTTAATTCTAAAAGCAAGTTAATAGTAAAATACAATATAGAATGTTGGATTCCATGTCTTTATTCAACACAAAAGCTGATAGAGTGTTGGATTCCATTAAAGGACGTGCATATGTACTTATTTCAACGCCAATTCTGGTAAACACAAGGTTGCTTCACACATGACATGATGTGTTATTGAATTCAATCTAAACGCAATAGCTAATGTTGCTtcatttcaaaatcaattttggaACTAGAATCAGTTAACCAGTATTTAAATGTGGTTTTGAATTGTCCACCCTGAACCCCCAAACAAGTATTACCACAtttaagaaataacaaaaacagGGATAACAACTTTTACCGCCCACGCACCACATGAGGAACAAGAAACCAACAAGACAAGCTGACAAAACCAAACAGACGAATTAAGAATCAACAATAAGATTAAAACCTGGTAATCCGTGCCAGAACAAATACACAGAATTCGATGCCGGGTTGTTTGAGGTTTATCAGTAACTATTGACAACTTTTGACCAAGCATTTGGTTCGCCAGTGTACTCTTCCCGACATTTGGCTTCCCAAGTAACGCCACATATCCTGCATTTGAAGAAATGTAAAAGCATGAACCAACTCTAACGCCACATATCCGGAATTTTAGATTTTCAAACATGTTTCTGAACCCCGTCCAAACATACTTCTTTTGACGCACTCTCTATCACGGTTGAAACTTATTGGAAGCTATATCAATTTCAATAAGTCCAGGTTATCACTCAACCAGTCTCTCCTAACTTAGTAAATTTCACTTAATTTTAACCGAATATCCTATGTTAAGAGTGTATCAGAGAGATTCTTGATGAAACCCCTCTCTGaacgaaataaaataaattaaaaaaaaaactaaggcGAAACACTAACCGCTCCGGTGGTCAGGGCCGGTATCGAAGTCGAGCTCCTCGGTCTCGTAATCGTCGAGCAAGGCCATGTTCCGGTCGGGCTTGTCGCTGAGGGACAAGAAAGACGAGTCTTCATCGTCCAAATACgaatcttgttcttcttctgcTGCTTCCTTTAATTGTAGTTGCAACTCTTCTTCGCCGACCCAGAGCTGGTCTTGTTTGGCGTGGAATGCTTGGAAGCGACGGTGTCTGGTTCTGGAAGAGAGGTGGGAGAGGGATTCGGTGCGGCTCCGGTGGAAGGTAGCGAAGGCGCAAACGGGAAAGAGAGAGTGTTGAAGTTGAAAGAGGAAGTGTTGCGTGGGAACAGTTGCAGTTGAAGAAGCCAGCTTCTCCATTGCCAATGCCTCTGCTCCGCTCCGCAACTTCTTTTTATCCAACTTAGAGGATAAATTAACTATTAACCATTTTTTTCGACGACGTCGTTTTCGTTggtgttatattatattaccaAATATgtagaattttttaaatatcaaaatagtgtTTTACTATGTCTtgtaaaaaatagtatattataGGAGGTACCGAACAAGTCCCCAGTTGTGGGGTTCCGTCACGGTTTTGTTggtgttataaaaaataatatgtctTATCAATGTTTTAGTTAGTGTTGGAGTTTCgttacaattttatctttaaaaagcGTCTCGAAAGGTGGAGGGAGATAGGAATATTTAAACTTCGATTTATCTCAACTCCTAAATGATATTGGACTTATTGGGTGTACCAAAATAGTTACCTTCAACTTCCACTTCTTCATCACACTCATTCATCACTCTCACCCTCCTCCATTTGATGACCACGTAACTTTTAGACTTAATTAGTACATTAGTAAtatatttaagataaatattcaatactttttatataattgagtactaattttgtttaaaataatgtaatgttggtatttttattaaattgacattaatgtcttttttttttaatgttcggaatcttaaatttaattttatttatttatttattttgttattttgttcatCTCTTCATCTCTTTCATCCTTCTCCTTCACACCACCCATGTATTTCCTTACTCTTGATCTTCTCTTGTACCACCTCTCCATCTCCTTCCTCTTCCTTTCTCACACTACAAGAGATGGCAATTCGGGATGGTCGTTCGCATAAAAAAACGCAGAATGGACTAACTCGTTAgctcatttacaaaattaaataatctcCTTTTTCAATTCTCACACCTCATTCATCACGTTAAATTTGTAAGttcatgttttattattattattattattattatgtataatcattgtatataagataatgattttagttttcGAATatggaatatttttttatgcatttttatgtTAACAAATGTGTACCTCATTGTTATTGTTTCTTGTCTTTGATTATTTAGActaatttgaattatttcaatagaaaatgaatatcaattattatgaaaaaaaaattattttactcattagaaaaagttatttattttgctTATCACAAATGTGAGCCAATTCACGGGTCGGGATAGAAAAGTAAACCTATTTTTTAATTGCGGGGCGGGTCAGCTCGACCCGCACTTTATAGGCCAAGGCACAGGACGGATCAAAACGGGTCAGACTGACTTGTTTTGCCATCCCTAAACACCACCACCAACTCCAATACCAACGACCAATTccaaaaattaatatagttaCTCTTAGTGAGTGTCCAAAAGATATTTTCAAGAACAAtatcatatacattttttatatcatgCCAAATAGACAACTAATTAaagaacatatattttatacttagACTTAAGAAATTGGACACATGAGTTCAACCTAAGTCATGTTTTCACAAGCAAACTCTTAAGCTAAACATAGTagataaactttatttttcagTTAAATATTAGTAACATACAAACCACTATTCCCCTTATAACCACGTAAGATAAACCTAGTCATTGTTTATGTTTATCTAGAgtccaaataaaattttgaattgattGTATCACCTCAATAAGGAGCTTGATGGGTCATTTATAAACCTATAAGCTATAAAAACACATGCCAACAATcaccaaaccaaattttattcATCGTACTAATAAACTTTTCTTTCCAATAAGCAAGTTTATTAACCAAAGGCTGAAACACAATGTCTTAGGAGCTCCGAAAAAATGGaatacacaaataaataaaaggaagagATCCTTAACTATAAAAGAGAAACCTCTTAAGACATCTAACAAATGAATAAGAAGCATCAACAATGTAAAATTGACTTGTAGAATAAGTATGTAAGAAAAATGTCCAATATTGCACATTCTAATAGTATCTCctctacaaaaagaaaaatatcatcaacatagatATGAGAAAGAAATTTCATCCTTGGACCAACAATCAGAAAGATAAACTTCTTAgaaataagatataaaatacACCTACTCAAAATCTccttaaataaacaaaaacaaaggagaacaagtattttttctaaaaattgaagtaatcaaaataaaattatctaacaAAACACATATCAAGTATGTTGATGTAACGAGCAAACTTGGACTcacttttaatgaaaaaataaagatttaattaCACTTTTCATaagcaaataataaatatttgaattgcATTTTGAAGTAGTTATTTTAGATAAAGCGAATGAATAAAGAGAAGAGGTAGCAACAACTTTCTAGTacattttctattattaattaaaaatcatttataacaaaaataagcaatacaatttattaaacaaGTAAAACCTGAATTTATTTAAGAGAATACTTAAGAACACCGTTTTACAAAATGCAACATTTCTCGGGGTTTAGGTTTTTCCTCACAAATTTAACTTCAGACTAACGACAGCCActcttatttttaatcttacCAAAATTAAGAAAGACTTTTCTCCCAAGTAAAAATATATCCAACAAGTAACAAACATACACATAAATATATAAGCAGCACCCACATTCAGTATAATGCAATCTGCTACATAAACAAAGTCAATATCGgtaatgaaaaaattacaataagcaatattttatttcaagcGCTAACCGGAAAATAACCCTCCTCAACCACCCTTAGCATGCTCGTATCATGCATCAAATTTCTTCAGTGGCATTAAAATGCTTGGAGCAGCAAGCataaagaattaattaaaaatatgctCTGCGATAACGTACCGGGTGAAAAGAATACTTTGCACCCCAGAATATCCATAGGAAATTATGgtgtattattattttcatgagCTCAGACTGAAACCTTTTACTAATCTACTAGCTAGACATTCCAGTAATAGGGACATGTTAAGTAGTTATGCACATACTCCGGACGCCGCAAAATTGTAATGATCAAGAGATATGTTAGCAACACAGTAGCACGTATAACTTTTATTCTCCTCCTCTACCATAACTCGGCAATGAAGTTAGTATGATGGTATACATGGTATATTAGTTGGCTGCGTCATCATGTTCAGGAACCGGATCATGAGCTGCAGAAGTTGATCCTCTACCCACCGGGAGATAGGACCATGCTATTGCTGCAGTACCAAGTACAAGCGTGGTAGTGATGGACCCCCAAATCCATCTCAGCCTCCTACTCCTCCTTTGCCTCTCACGCCGCGCCATCTCTGAACAACACAGAAATAACATAAATGAAACAGAATAACAGATGGCACAACCATACCAAACTACTGCATATATTTTAGGATAAACACGGTACCCAACGAAAAGCAGGCATTTCCCCAGTTGCATGAATTAAGACACTATGAATGCGTGCTTGTGCAAGCATCAAGCAAAAAAGCTCATCGCATTGCATACCCATTAAGGAAATTCTACCATTGCGGGACAGTTGACCACTAAATAAAAATAGCTTTGGACCATGATCAGCGATAACTTAAAATTGGTAGCCATGACCAGTATGTATATTGCAAGTACAAAACACTTGTATATTGCAGCCACACTGATCAGAGCATAAGATATGAGCACATACAATGTCATCACAATTCATAACTGTTCAATTGACCTTCACTAGACCTTTCTGTTATCTTTCCTTTTCTCCCAGTAATTCTCTCGTCTTGGAGGTTTTGTGTGTATGTAGCCCATAATCAACAGTATTAAGCCACCAAACAGCCTACCATCTTACTCTATTACTCTATCAATAAAACTATAAGGCCCAGCTATGGACATATGACTCTGTTACTCTATCAATAAAACTATGAACCGCATTCGCATTCAATGACCATATAAAGCAGATACTATGCCCAAAACCTGATTTTTATTCAACCATCTCTAAACCAATATTTGTGTCGTTTGAAAAGGAAAGCGAGGGACTTgtttggagaaaaaaataaaatgacaaatcaaatcaattataGCTTTAAGCAAAATGTACATTTATCGAACATTAAAGGCAAAATAGTTGTATTCAGTTTAAGATAGAAGTATACGCGTGATATTAATACACTTGGAAACAAAAATATGACATAATTCTCACCTACTGCTTCCTGGTTCCTCTGAGACATCTCCCTATTCATGGTCTCATAACAGTGGAGACGTTCCAATAGTCGAGCAATCTCAAAATTCTTCAACTCTAATTGAGCTTCCATCTCCATCTCCACTTCTGCCCTGGCAATTCCTCTCCCAATGCTGTTTGATATGAACCTAGTAATGTAAAGTTGCTGAAATATATCTTCCATAGGATCAGAACTCAGCTGCCCACCCTCAGCAGTAGGGTCAGCAGGCAAAACAATTCCCACCTGCGATAACCCTTGTCTAAGTTTCTCCCACTGGCTTTGCATGCTGTTAAGGGATTCTTCAACTTGTTTCCTCTTCTCTATCTCCATCAATAGACTCATCCTTATTTCACGCAAATCAGCTTCAATATCACGATGAAAATTTTGAGTCCCACTGTCAGACGAGAGTTCTACAGGAAGAAAAGAGCCAAGATAATttatatcattaaatattttcaagacATATACTGATGCTCTTCCTCACATCTAATCATCATTCCAAGTATGCACTAAAACAGATAACTCGATGGGCAAACTAGGATTCATTTTGTCACTGCAGCAACGACCAGCCGCACAtggtaaaatgaagaaaatatggaaataaaaaagttataataataataataataataataataataacaataataaaatgaaaagaaaaatgaccCAATACATTACACCCGATTTCAAACTCCATAAGACACACACCCCTCTATGGTCGTATTTGTCTACATGCTAGAATCAATTTCAAAGAAATAACTGTCAGTAAAACTAGCTCAACTTACCTTCCCAAGCATCAAAAAATTCTGCCCGTTTCATTGCTTGTTCCATGCCAACGTCCTCACCATCTGTGCAACTTTTTATACTCATTGAATCATGTGGATCAAAAAAGTCTTCACACTCACCAGCTCTTTCCAAATTTAACGCCACCACTTTATCCATACGTAATCCATTAAGAACGACACCACTTTCAGTTTCCCTTTGTCTGTGCCCAAGGTCACCACTATTGTTGCTACTAAGGCCAGTATCATGTACACCATTCACCTGCACCTCTTTAGCAGTAACAGGTTCGGCGTTTGCAGAAGTGACTTGGAGTTCACCGTCAGAACAGGCAACAACAGAATCATTGCTCTTACCATTAGAATTTCCATCATCAAGATCCTTCTGCTTTGCCTGTACATTGGCCTCAGAAGAACATTTCAAGAGGCGTGGGCCTCGGCGTTTGTGATTCACAATGTATGGAGAAGGAGGGAATGAAGAGGGTGCATCTGGAAGCGGCGTCACCTCAGGTGTGGCATAGAGTGCTGGCTTTAATTGAGGACGAGGAGCGGGCTTCTTTGCCACTGCCGGTTCACTACTCCGCCTCTCGAGCTTCTTTGGGCCAGGCATCGGCACCGGAGCAGATTTATAAGAAGGTTTCGAGGCTCCAGGCTCTATCAACCTATCGAATGCTATGGCAGTAAAGGTCGGCATGGCTGTACAAAATCATATCAAAACGACACACAGAAACAGACGTTAGAACAGGAATAATAATCATAACCTAACACAATTTTCAAATATGCATAATTTAATCTAATCGACAACACCATAcgcaaagaaataaaaatccaAGCAGCAAAAAGATCAAACAAAGGCAAAATCCCTAACCTATCATAATGCCCTACCCTCTCcttaaaatacacaaaaaacaGAGAAAGAAATGCTCCCACAATTCTAACCTAAAAGTAATTTTcttattgcaaaagaaaaagggaaatcAATGAAAGAGAAAGTATAAGGAATcctaaacaataataattatagagGGAAAAGAACTCAAAGGAATCTATGTAGCTTGAGACCTAAAAAATGGAATTCAATTACCGGTATCCGAATTGCTATTTCTCTGTTATTGTTTGTCGGGCGAACtgtataagaaataaaattcgAAATCGGTACAACAGTTTTTGTCTCtgtttcttgtttttccttttcccaCAAAAATTGAGAAGAAAATCAGAAAGGTgaatagaagaagaaacaaaccTTGAGAGAgcgaagaagaaggaagaaggaaGAGGAGGAAAAGGGTGAAGTGAAAAGAACTAAGTGGTTAGAAgggaggaggagaaggaggcaGCCCCTGAAATGGGAGGCGTGAGAGAGAAGCTGCACATATTTtggatatattttaatatttttgttgttagaAGAACACACTTCCCACACCTCTGGAATCAATTTCAACCTTCAACATCCCTACCTTTCCTTTCCTTGCCCTAATTCATTtcccattttttatttctaaactttttttacctaattttttGGTGCCAATAACCTCTCTCGTATTCTTCTTTATTATcgcttaaatttatttattttattgttcagatattacaaatcatttattattaatcttaaaaaaatatgtatttatgacTTTAAATAGGTACCTTTCAAAATAAGTGTGAGATTATTACATACAACAAAGTTTACCtctgaatatttaaaatatcaacatttaatACAACTGTGTGGATGAAGAAAGATGGTGTATGAAAATTTGGTGAAGAATACATGTGATTCATTACATATggctgttatttttattttttgttggtgGTAAGTGGGTGTGCCACGAACACGCATCTCTTGTGATGGGCCCGGGCCATTGTCACTGCATGCATCAGGTGAGGTAATATAATATTCTGCAACAAACATTGACTTTTAATGGACACGAAGATGTTTGAATGGTTTTTTGTTTGGCTCTgtgagaaaggaaaagaaacgTTCAAAAGATTGCTTGCAATAGAAAGAACAATGATAGGGAAGAGTGGGAGAAGGTGACACAGTGTCACGTTTCTTCTTCATTCTTTAAGACAAGTCTTCATTGGATTTCTGTTCAATTGTTCCAACAACACAACACTTTGCAGTTTTAATATCACTGTCTATAAGGTCAATAAAGTGGAATTTGAATTTAGGTGTGCACAACTTCGTCATGCACAAAGTTTAATTTAACAGACATTTATTGAGCTATAGCATAATAGCACTATATATTTAACCTAATCTAACTTAATTactaatatgaaataataatatttataatattttaatatatttagtcaatgataattatttatgtataaaatcataaatgtaattataaaacaaaaatatattacttaacTAAATAATTCacttaaaaataatctaaattttttagataatatttatatttttggtattaaattaagtatagataataataaaggaaaattaaaaaaagagtgTCAGATTtgaaagtaataattttttattgaaactaAAATAAGAAAGGACAggattttcataattttaaattgtataagaaaaaaagtaatatttttataacatattaaattaatagttctaaaaaaagttcattattaaagatataattcttgtttatagttttttaagaaaataattttataattgttcaatataataatagagaacttagtatatagaaaataaattataaactctaagtaaaatataattattcttgataaaaaaaaatactaaatcgttgaatgaaaatgtaaaaacaacctataaaattatcttacttgtatttaataataaacaatttttatactaaattatgtatctaaaaaaatctaattttcttaacttcaaatattttttattattttaatcatattaatattgttagcattaaattaactataataaattacaaaactagaaaaagactattaaaatgttgaaaatttaaaattaatcaatatttaaggagaaaaaaagtaaataaaatcatacttatataaatgaaaaatatatttaaacttatatgAAAGTAAAACTAACTAATGATTTAATGCATAACTTATATATGGGATTATTAAGTTGCATCAAATCTCATTTTATaggtttatataattttatttctctttgttttttcttctaaaaaagacacgtgaaataatattttgtacacTTTGAACTAAGCAAGACAGACCAAGTCCACTTTTTAACAGGGATGTCATAGgagaaaattccaaaaaatgttatattaactCAAGTTGTCAAAGATGAGTAGAATATTAATATTCATGGTATCTGAGTTTTAATCATCAAATTGattgtttaaattataatttataataaatgaaattacaCACATacattctttcatattttttttatggaaaattCAAACCCccactaatatatatatatatatatatatatatatatatatatatatatatatatatatatatatatatatatcaaataaaaaattaatttcacagGAAGAGAAAACTTTaataaagattaattaatacaatttaaataatagatttgtaataaaaaaataagtaaaatccAAATCTCCACTTAATTATAGATATAAATCCTTTAAATGAAAGATTAATTTCTCACTTATGAAAACTTTAATAAAGACcaataaattaagtttaagtAATAGATTTGTAATAAGGAGAAcaaaaaattgagaaagaaTCAACACTCTTATCAAATCAACAATAACACTCTGGGATTATATTATATGATAGATGTGAGAAAGTGGAAATTAGGAGATTTAAGACAAAATAGAGATAAGGCGAGATTGTTTGGATTAAAGAAAAGAGagtgagaaattaaaaaaaataaaaagaaaggttATAAAAGTTTGTAAATGATGTAATTGatttagttataataaaattggACAGTAGGGGAATATTGAGTGCAAGTATAAATGAAGTTTTTATGTTGTGTAGTAATTGATGGAAGATGGGTGCATGCTAGTTGAATCATTGATGTGTATGAGAATAACGTTGAAGAATTTCTTCAATTCACTCAGCGAAATGCAATACATATGGAtggaaaatattattatcccaGTGTTAATTGTTTGAATGGGAGATTAATACCAACTAAGTTGATATGAGAACATCTTGTTTGTAACGATTTcttaaagaattataaaatgtaGACCTAAGATGGTGAAGTTCTAACTCTCAACCATACATTCAATCTCAAGAGTCAAATGTATATTGTGAATATCACATGGAGGATAGGAGGATATGATTAATGATATTggagaagaaaattttaaacgCATACATCAAGGAAAGAGATTGGTAGACCGATTAAAATTTCGctcatttatttgaattattacaTTAAATGTTTCTAGAGGATAATATGTTGCAGACTTGTGTCacatatataacataattaatatatatccTAGAGTGtcaaatcattaataaaagaaaaatttgaaaacattcaCATGGAATACgcaatatattttttgaagcgaaaaattagtttttgttgccattaataatgtttttttagtgtttaacTATTTTCTAGTCTTAACATTTAGCATAATATGTTTGATATGCTTTGGTAATTTATTGTACCTTTGACTAATATTAAGTGTCATTACATCAAGTTGAATTGTCTAAATGTGAAACGTATGGGTCGTTTTCGAGTTATTCCACAggttgaaaaacaaatattgtattttttttttaaaaaggtcCTAATACAATGGTATATGCGCGACTTTGTTTTCATTTACAGTAACAAATATTACATTGGTTTACACCTTAACTAATTGATGTAATATCTCTTTCCCTGTTTATTGAATCTTTTCATATTAAAGCGATTTGTTCCTAATCAAGGTTACATGTATACGATATTACAACGGTTCTTGGAGCTACAACATCTATTGATACAACATGGGTGAAAAAACCGATGTAATAGGGTCAAAAAACTGATATAATATCATCTTTTTTACTACTGAAtggaacaaatttatttaaattattttgatatatatatatatatatatatatatatatatatattaattttgtaaatactaaaGTTTACTATCTCTACATCTCATAtatcacatttattaattactttgtAAATAACCTATGTCATCATTCTTGagtttaagaaattaaatatattcaGCACATTGGGCAGCGgtaggtttttcttttttcattatttgGTCTTTGATCTCATATAATATTGGAGCTGTTGTAGGAGGATCAAATTTTGGATTCAAGTGGCCAAAGAAAGTTAATC contains:
- the LOC114175895 gene encoding GTPase ERA-like, chloroplastic; translated protein: MEKLASSTATVPTQHFLFQLQHSLFPVCAFATFHRSRTESLSHLSSRTRHRRFQAFHAKQDQLWVGEEELQLQLKEAAEEEQDSYLDDEDSSFLSLSDKPDRNMALLDDYETEELDFDTGPDHRSGYVALLGKPNVGKSTLANQMLGQKLSIVTDKPQTTRHRILCICSGTDYQMILYDTPGVLQKEMHMLDSMMMKNVRSAAVNADCVLVLVDARKAPEKIDGLLEEGVGDLKDKPPTLLIINKKDLVKPGELAKKLEWYEKFTDVDEVIPVSAKYGQGVEDVKDWILSKIPNGPAYYPKDIVSEHPERFFVAEIVREKIFIQYRNEIPYACQVNVVNYKARPNAKDYIQVEILVEKNSQKIIIIGKEGKALKLLAMAARLDVEDFLQKKVYLEIEVKVRENWRQDEGLLKHYGYGGQIRVI
- the LOC114178464 gene encoding uncharacterized protein LOC114178464, whose translation is MPTFTAIAFDRLIEPGASKPSYKSAPVPMPGPKKLERRSSEPAVAKKPAPRPQLKPALYATPEVTPLPDAPSSFPPSPYIVNHKRRGPRLLKCSSEANVQAKQKDLDDGNSNGKSNDSVVACSDGELQVTSANAEPVTAKEVQVNGVHDTGLSSNNSGDLGHRQRETESGVVLNGLRMDKVVALNLERAGECEDFFDPHDSMSIKSCTDGEDVGMEQAMKRAEFFDAWEELSSDSGTQNFHRDIEADLREIRMSLLMEIEKRKQVEESLNSMQSQWEKLRQGLSQVGIVLPADPTAEGGQLSSDPMEDIFQQLYITRFISNSIGRGIARAEVEMEMEAQLELKNFEIARLLERLHCYETMNREMSQRNQEAVEMARRERQRRSRRLRWIWGSITTTLVLGTAAIAWSYLPVGRGSTSAAHDPVPEHDDAAN